One window of Mesoplasma syrphidae genomic DNA carries:
- the argS gene encoding arginine--tRNA ligase, with protein MKNIINIFKEDLEKIVLELVIDVEPTVEINKTGIQSDFSTTLALMGAKKIGKNPKELAELIKEKLLAVNNYDEVEVAGPGFINVKMKKKLLSSVIQKISAEKSTYGVQPRRNQIINIEYVSANPTGFLHVGHARNAVNGSVLEEIFKADGYEVQTEYYVNDAGNQINILAVTVFVHYLNLLGINAVKPENSYGGDMYDEVAGYLIDEFGDKFKTVTFSDAMINNQEVHQIFRKKSVDHFSYLIKQQLKDFGVVIEHWSSEQAMYDEKEIDKMLELYQGLGATYKKDNALWLRTTDFGDDKDRVLVKSDGTYTYIVPDLATHHIRIQRTKADKLINVWGGDHHGYIQRMRAGLALLGHDPKILEIEMVQMVRLIKDGAEYKMSKRKGTAVWLVDIQEMVGKDGLRYMLASKASSSHMDLDLDLIQQKNASNPIYYAQYATARCNSILKQAREKEITVNIENSELLSTPKEAELIVTLDNFGEVIKSASKNRAPQIICEYIQSIAKQFHSYYSDTKIIDENNILLSSVRLGLVAAVLQVLTNAFNLIGIEVLEKM; from the coding sequence ATGAAAAATATTATAAATATTTTTAAAGAGGATTTAGAAAAAATTGTACTGGAATTGGTAATTGATGTAGAGCCAACTGTTGAAATTAACAAGACAGGAATTCAAAGTGATTTTTCAACAACTCTTGCTTTAATGGGAGCTAAAAAAATAGGGAAAAATCCAAAAGAGTTGGCCGAACTAATTAAAGAAAAATTGTTGGCTGTGAACAATTACGATGAAGTCGAAGTTGCTGGGCCTGGCTTTATTAATGTAAAAATGAAAAAAAAATTATTAAGCTCTGTAATACAGAAAATTTCAGCAGAAAAAAGTACCTACGGTGTTCAACCTCGACGCAACCAGATTATTAATATTGAATACGTTTCAGCTAATCCAACTGGATTTTTACATGTTGGTCATGCTCGCAATGCTGTCAATGGATCAGTTTTAGAAGAAATTTTTAAAGCAGATGGATATGAAGTTCAAACCGAATATTATGTAAATGACGCTGGAAATCAAATTAATATTTTGGCAGTTACTGTTTTTGTTCATTATCTAAATTTATTAGGAATCAATGCTGTTAAACCAGAAAACTCATATGGTGGAGATATGTATGATGAAGTTGCTGGATATTTAATAGATGAATTTGGAGATAAGTTTAAAACTGTGACTTTTTCAGATGCAATGATTAATAATCAAGAAGTCCATCAAATTTTTAGAAAGAAATCAGTTGATCATTTTTCATATCTTATTAAGCAACAACTTAAGGACTTTGGAGTAGTAATCGAACATTGATCAAGTGAACAAGCAATGTACGATGAAAAGGAAATTGATAAAATGCTAGAATTATATCAAGGTTTGGGAGCTACGTATAAAAAAGACAATGCCCTATGATTACGTACTACTGATTTTGGTGATGACAAAGATCGTGTCTTAGTTAAATCAGATGGAACTTATACTTACATTGTTCCTGATTTAGCTACTCATCATATTAGAATTCAAAGAACAAAAGCTGATAAGCTGATCAACGTATGAGGTGGAGATCACCATGGTTACATTCAACGTATGCGTGCAGGGTTAGCTTTATTAGGACATGACCCCAAAATTTTAGAAATTGAAATGGTTCAGATGGTGCGTTTAATTAAAGATGGTGCAGAATATAAAATGTCAAAACGTAAGGGGACTGCTGTTTGACTAGTTGATATTCAAGAAATGGTAGGAAAAGATGGACTGCGCTATATGTTAGCTTCAAAAGCATCGAGCTCACATATGGATTTGGACTTGGATTTAATTCAACAAAAAAATGCATCAAATCCAATTTATTATGCTCAGTATGCAACAGCGCGTTGCAACTCAATTTTGAAGCAGGCAAGAGAAAAAGAAATTACAGTAAATATTGAGAATTCAGAATTGCTGTCAACTCCAAAAGAAGCTGAACTAATAGTTACTTTGGATAATTTTGGAGAGGTTATTAAATCTGCTTCAAAAAATCGAGCTCCGCAAATAATTTGTGAATATATTCAATCTATAGCAAAACAATTTCATTCTTATTATTCAGATACTAAAATTATTGATGAAAATAATATTTTATTATCAAGCGTTCGTTTAGGTTTGGTAGCTGCTGTTTTGCAAGTATTAACTAATGCTTTTAACTTAATTGGAATTGAAGTATTAGAAAAAATGTAA
- the frr gene encoding ribosome recycling factor — MDEILLIAEDSMQNTILAWKDYMTKIRTGRASVAMIDKVMVNFYGTPTPIIQTSQISVPEPQQLLIKPYDRSQIPEVLNGINKADLGVNPIADAEVIRINIPALTEEIRRDLVKKMTKELETFKVRIRNARRDGIDAAKKNKEISEDLVKGMEKDIQVLTDKYIKQLDDLAKTKEKELMTI, encoded by the coding sequence ATGGATGAAATACTATTAATTGCTGAAGATAGCATGCAAAATACGATTTTGGCATGAAAAGACTATATGACTAAAATTAGAACGGGAAGAGCCAGCGTAGCGATGATAGATAAAGTAATGGTTAACTTTTATGGAACGCCAACACCAATTATTCAAACATCACAAATTTCAGTTCCTGAACCACAACAATTATTAATCAAGCCATATGACCGATCACAAATACCTGAGGTATTAAATGGAATTAATAAAGCAGATTTGGGTGTTAATCCAATTGCTGATGCTGAGGTTATTCGCATTAATATTCCAGCATTAACTGAAGAAATTCGTAGAGACTTAGTTAAAAAAATGACTAAGGAGTTGGAAACTTTTAAAGTAAGAATTAGAAATGCTCGTCGCGATGGCATTGATGCAGCTAAAAAAAATAAGGAAATTTCTGAGGATCTTGTTAAGGGAATGGAAAAAGACATTCAAGTATTAACAGATAAATATATTAAACAGCTTGATGATCTTGCAAAAACAAAAGAAAAAGAATTAATGACAATATAA
- the pyrH gene encoding UMP kinase, which yields MNLKYKTALLKLSGEALKGESEIYDKNSLETVAKQIVKLAQEGARLGIVIGGGNIWRGNLGANINMPQINADYMGMLATVMNGLALESTIKQLGYDKVSVYSSLPIKTVTEDYNFKTARTKMSEGYIAIFVGGTGFSYFTTDTSATIRAIEIDADVILMAKNGVAGVYDKDPKAHSDAKFFSHLTHEELAQKQLRVMDLTAATLARDANLKIEVFDMQGEDNIIKVMHGELVSTIIE from the coding sequence ATGAATTTAAAGTATAAAACGGCGCTTTTAAAACTTAGTGGAGAAGCTTTAAAAGGGGAAAGCGAAATTTATGACAAAAATTCTCTGGAAACAGTTGCTAAACAAATTGTAAAACTGGCACAGGAAGGTGCAAGATTGGGAATTGTCATTGGTGGAGGAAATATTTGACGAGGAAACTTGGGAGCAAATATTAACATGCCCCAAATTAATGCGGACTATATGGGAATGCTAGCAACTGTTATGAATGGTTTGGCATTAGAGTCAACTATTAAGCAGTTGGGCTATGATAAAGTATCTGTTTATTCATCGTTGCCAATTAAGACAGTTACTGAAGATTATAATTTTAAAACTGCACGTACAAAAATGAGTGAAGGTTATATTGCAATTTTTGTTGGTGGAACAGGTTTTTCTTATTTCACAACTGATACTAGTGCAACAATTCGAGCAATTGAAATTGATGCTGATGTAATTTTGATGGCTAAAAATGGTGTTGCTGGAGTATATGATAAAGATCCCAAAGCGCATTCTGACGCAAAATTTTTTTCACATTTAACCCATGAAGAGTTGGCTCAAAAACAATTACGAGTAATGGATTTAACAGCAGCAACATTAGCTCGTGATGCTAACTTAAAAATTGAAGTATTTGACATGCAAGGTGAAGATAATATTATTAAAGTTATGCATGGGGAATTAGTTTCAACTATAATTGAATAA
- the tsf gene encoding translation elongation factor Ts, producing MAVDAKLIKELREITQAGMMDCKKALEASNNNVDDAIVWLRENGLAKAAKKSDRIAAEGVTLAKQNDAAAVIIEVNSETDFVAQNAAFLAIIDEVATSLLTSKTTNLEEGLEVKTSTGETIKEVLVNATATIGEKIELRRFVLIQKTSDTTISLYNHANKRVSVLLEFAGNIDSADAYNVSMHVAAMAPKYKTMSEIPADFKESEMHIIKENAKEDPKLQGKPANIIENILNGKLSKRLAEISLEDQAFVVDESFKVGQFISSKKVSLKEMVRFEVGEGIEKVVTDFASEVAAQVAGN from the coding sequence ATGGCAGTAGATGCAAAATTAATTAAAGAGCTGCGTGAAATTACTCAAGCAGGAATGATGGATTGTAAAAAAGCTTTGGAGGCTTCAAATAATAATGTTGATGATGCAATCGTTTGATTAAGAGAAAATGGTTTAGCGAAAGCAGCTAAAAAATCAGATCGTATTGCAGCTGAGGGAGTTACATTGGCAAAACAAAATGATGCAGCAGCAGTTATTATTGAAGTTAACTCTGAAACTGATTTTGTTGCTCAAAATGCAGCATTCTTAGCGATTATTGATGAGGTGGCTACTTCATTATTAACATCAAAAACAACAAATTTGGAAGAAGGTTTAGAAGTTAAAACTTCAACTGGAGAAACAATTAAAGAAGTGTTGGTAAACGCAACAGCAACAATTGGAGAAAAAATTGAACTAAGAAGATTTGTATTAATTCAAAAAACTTCTGATACGACTATTTCCTTATATAATCATGCAAACAAAAGAGTATCTGTATTATTGGAATTTGCTGGAAATATTGATTCAGCTGATGCATACAATGTTTCAATGCACGTTGCAGCAATGGCACCAAAATATAAAACAATGAGTGAAATTCCTGCAGATTTTAAGGAATCAGAAATGCATATTATTAAAGAAAATGCAAAAGAAGATCCTAAATTGCAGGGAAAACCAGCAAATATTATTGAAAATATTTTGAACGGAAAATTATCAAAACGTTTGGCAGAAATTTCGTTGGAAGATCAAGCATTTGTAGTTGATGAAAGTTTTAAAGTTGGGCAATTTATTAGTTCTAAAAAAGTATCTTTAAAAGAAATGGTTAGATTTGAAGTTGGAGAAGGAATCGAAAAAGTTGTTACTGATTTCGCAAGCGAAGTAGCAGCTCAAGTAGCAGGTAACTAA
- the rpsB gene encoding 30S ribosomal protein S2, which translates to MAKELTREELWEAGVQYGHQTKRWNPKMAPYIYGTKNKNHIIDLQKTMAQLEEARNLITAIGQKGDKVLFVGTKRSAKNAVKEAALRSGNFFVNQRWLGGTLTNLKTILVRIKALWKIEEEEKNGKLALRTKKEQILILKEKAKLEKTLGGIKQMNKLPAALIVVDPKTDEIAVKEARKLGIPVIALCDTNVDPDMVDLVIPANDDLQESVNILINHLVDVYADAAGIKMAPSVLKTVAPKKEYNTENRNTSWASKNAAPKTSSVTENK; encoded by the coding sequence ATGGCAAAAGAATTAACTAGAGAAGAATTATGAGAAGCGGGAGTTCAATACGGACATCAAACTAAACGTTGAAATCCTAAAATGGCACCATATATTTATGGAACAAAAAATAAAAATCATATTATTGATTTGCAAAAAACTATGGCTCAGCTAGAAGAAGCAAGAAACTTGATTACTGCAATTGGACAAAAAGGAGATAAAGTTTTATTTGTCGGAACTAAACGTTCAGCAAAAAATGCTGTTAAAGAAGCGGCATTAAGATCAGGAAACTTTTTTGTAAACCAAAGATGATTAGGGGGAACTCTAACAAACTTGAAAACAATTTTAGTAAGAATTAAGGCGTTATGAAAAATTGAAGAAGAAGAAAAAAATGGTAAATTGGCTTTAAGAACTAAAAAAGAGCAAATTTTAATTTTGAAAGAAAAAGCTAAATTAGAAAAAACTCTAGGTGGAATTAAACAAATGAACAAGTTGCCTGCAGCATTGATTGTAGTTGACCCAAAAACAGATGAAATTGCTGTTAAAGAGGCAAGAAAATTAGGAATTCCAGTAATTGCTTTATGTGATACAAACGTTGATCCTGATATGGTTGATTTAGTGATTCCAGCAAATGATGATTTGCAAGAATCAGTTAATATATTAATTAATCATTTGGTTGATGTTTATGCTGATGCAGCAGGAATCAAAATGGCACCTTCAGTTTTAAAAACTGTAGCACCAAAAAAAGAATATAACACTGAAAACAGAAATACATCATGAGCTTCAAAAAATGCAGCTCCAAAAACAAGTTCAGTAACAGAAAATAAATAG
- a CDS encoding Sapep family Mn(2+)-dependent dipeptidase, with translation MIIDNKKLLEVYFPEAYEQTKKILQIPSFKTEALPNAPFGKGTKDVLDYTIKLAKELGFDAHQDKENRYGFLDYGNGEKLFVILCHLDVVPPGNMSEWVTDPFKPIEQDGKLIGRGSFDDKGPTMMNLYALKYLKDHGFKSEKYKIRMIFGLTEETTWESIRAYIEDYGIADAGYVPDGEFPVVYAEKWIVDADIVSTHPAEFEIKGGSAYNVICDLVTYKGPKINEIQNYLSNQNIRTSLNGYHELVVQGAAGHGSLPWVGVNAATWLAKAMFEVGINHPTTDFLAKEVHTNYNATRIFQGISDETGDLTQNLGIIEIKNGKQRLAFNYRVPVFTKPKEKFIPQLTKFLKENYNLGIEIIGIEDSVYVPKDSDLIKKLMKVYQEVTGDMVSQPLAIGGGTYAKSMPNIVAFGAEFDIEKSTMHAYNEYVKIDDLKKMLEIYTKAITLLTE, from the coding sequence ATGATAATTGATAATAAAAAATTGCTAGAAGTGTACTTTCCAGAAGCTTATGAACAAACAAAAAAAATATTGCAAATACCATCTTTTAAAACTGAAGCATTACCAAATGCTCCATTTGGAAAAGGAACAAAAGATGTTCTAGACTACACAATAAAACTTGCCAAAGAATTGGGATTTGATGCGCATCAAGATAAAGAAAATCGTTATGGGTTTTTAGATTATGGTAATGGAGAAAAATTATTTGTAATATTATGTCATTTAGATGTAGTCCCTCCAGGAAATATGAGTGAATGAGTGACTGATCCATTTAAGCCAATTGAACAAGACGGAAAGTTAATTGGTCGTGGTTCTTTTGACGATAAGGGTCCAACAATGATGAATCTTTATGCTCTGAAATATTTAAAAGATCATGGTTTTAAATCTGAGAAATATAAAATTAGAATGATTTTTGGATTGACAGAAGAAACAACATGAGAAAGTATTCGTGCTTATATTGAAGATTATGGAATTGCTGATGCTGGTTATGTTCCTGATGGTGAATTTCCAGTAGTTTATGCTGAAAAGTGAATTGTAGATGCCGACATTGTTTCAACACATCCAGCTGAATTTGAAATTAAAGGTGGTTCTGCTTATAATGTTATTTGTGATTTAGTAACTTATAAGGGGCCAAAAATTAATGAAATTCAAAATTACTTGTCTAACCAAAATATTCGTACTTCCTTGAATGGATATCATGAATTAGTAGTTCAAGGGGCAGCTGGTCATGGAAGCTTACCATGAGTTGGAGTTAATGCAGCGACTTGATTAGCAAAAGCCATGTTTGAAGTAGGAATTAATCATCCGACAACAGATTTTTTAGCAAAAGAAGTTCATACCAATTACAATGCGACTCGAATCTTTCAAGGAATTAGTGATGAAACTGGTGATTTAACTCAAAATTTGGGAATCATTGAAATAAAAAATGGAAAACAGCGCTTGGCTTTTAATTATCGTGTTCCAGTATTCACTAAACCGAAAGAAAAATTTATTCCGCAATTAACTAAGTTCTTAAAGGAAAACTATAATTTGGGAATAGAAATTATCGGAATTGAAGATAGCGTTTATGTGCCAAAAGATTCTGATTTGATTAAAAAACTAATGAAGGTTTATCAAGAAGTAACGGGAGACATGGTTTCACAACCGTTAGCTATTGGTGGTGGAACTTATGCTAAATCAATGCCAAATATTGTTGCTTTTGGAGCTGAATTTGATATTGAAAAATCAACAATGCATGCTTATAATGAATATGTGAAAATTGATGATTTGAAAAAAATGTTAGAAATTTATACAAAAGCAATTACATTATTAACAGAATAG
- a CDS encoding J domain-containing protein, whose translation MENFVIIIGIFLTAFIALAIGTVILMKKNKIRSIEKQDLTAEINYFENNKKIWLFNTKTTVMIDTYKFSEVFDQFPFLSDFQESKAMMLKKRGASSTKIDKVVDDLLTHQSVILRQFQKSSSKLLKGFDKTKLKYNYQNANYLLKFYNIFLNCYKEQIVKNFVNKIMVVELNEVFKNISISYDKQEIIDKNLIRIEKVLNEAVDTILKKLYEDLSITEEQFVYTKDSDEPINNNSSAETYGKNFDQFELAYQVLGTTSDIDDVELKKAYRKLAMKYHPDKNSDAEANEFMSKINQAYELILKIRNLK comes from the coding sequence ATGGAAAACTTTGTTATTATAATTGGAATTTTTTTAACTGCATTTATTGCTTTAGCAATTGGAACAGTTATTTTAATGAAAAAAAACAAGATTCGCTCGATTGAAAAACAAGATTTGACCGCAGAAATTAACTATTTTGAGAACAATAAAAAAATATGATTGTTTAATACAAAAACGACCGTTATGATTGATACTTATAAATTTAGCGAAGTTTTTGATCAGTTTCCTTTTTTAAGTGACTTTCAGGAAAGTAAAGCTATGATGCTTAAAAAACGTGGAGCTTCGTCTACTAAAATTGACAAAGTTGTTGATGATCTATTAACTCATCAGTCTGTAATTTTAAGACAATTTCAAAAAAGCTCAAGCAAACTTTTAAAAGGATTTGATAAGACAAAATTGAAATATAATTATCAAAATGCCAACTACTTATTGAAATTCTATAATATCTTTTTGAACTGCTACAAAGAACAAATAGTCAAAAATTTTGTAAATAAAATTATGGTCGTAGAATTAAATGAGGTTTTTAAAAATATTAGCATTAGCTATGATAAGCAAGAAATTATTGACAAAAATCTAATTCGTATTGAAAAAGTTTTAAATGAGGCTGTTGATACTATTCTTAAAAAACTGTATGAAGACCTTTCTATTACTGAAGAACAATTTGTTTATACAAAAGATTCAGATGAGCCTATCAATAATAACAGTAGTGCAGAAACTTATGGTAAAAACTTTGATCAATTTGAGTTAGCTTATCAAGTACTGGGAACTACTAGTGATATTGATGATGTAGAACTTAAAAAAGCTTATCGTAAATTGGCAATGAAATATCACCCTGATAAAAATTCTGATGCAGAGGCTAATGAGTTTATGAGTAAAATTAATCAAGCCTATGAGCTAATTTTAAAAATTCGAAACTTAAAATAA
- a CDS encoding HAD-IIB family hydrolase, producing MKINNSHIKLIVTDLDGAILPLNSKSLSLNTQQYLSKLASEKIYFVLNTGNLPFMVQWVIDSISPEPNQYTKYFLGNSGTVIYNFVTQEAFVEGFFDNDIVIKTVKILEKANVHFNLTDSGLKTIYYSHQRDVDISNHRRNGLNDANNYCLLTKEVLKTLTSPKIVFRSNNQNIQEFNNLISEISLEIGENNFQAMSWIETGADLIVPGHDKFTGILKLIELINAEHNENITLDNVLFFGDQKNDLPVFRNHKYSIAVGNAIDELKELAYAITDTCELDGVINFLKTLK from the coding sequence ATGAAAATAAACAACAGCCACATAAAATTAATAGTAACTGACTTGGATGGAGCAATTTTGCCATTAAATAGTAAATCGCTAAGCTTAAACACTCAGCAATATTTATCCAAGTTAGCAAGTGAAAAAATTTATTTTGTTTTAAACACAGGGAATTTGCCCTTCATGGTACAATGAGTTATTGATTCAATTAGTCCCGAACCTAATCAGTATACCAAATATTTTTTAGGCAACAGTGGAACAGTTATTTATAATTTTGTGACTCAAGAGGCTTTTGTTGAAGGATTTTTTGATAACGATATTGTTATAAAAACTGTGAAGATTTTAGAAAAGGCTAATGTTCACTTCAACCTCACTGATTCAGGTTTGAAAACAATTTACTATTCTCATCAAAGGGATGTTGATATTTCAAATCATCGTCGAAATGGCTTGAACGATGCTAATAATTATTGTCTATTGACAAAAGAGGTTTTAAAAACTTTAACATCACCAAAAATTGTTTTTCGATCAAATAATCAGAATATTCAAGAATTTAATAACTTGATTAGTGAAATATCTCTTGAAATTGGTGAAAATAATTTTCAAGCAATGTCATGAATTGAAACTGGGGCTGATTTAATTGTTCCTGGACATGATAAGTTTACGGGAATTTTGAAGCTGATTGAATTAATCAACGCTGAGCATAATGAAAATATTACATTAGATAATGTTTTGTTTTTTGGAGACCAGAAAAATGATTTACCAGTATTTAGAAATCATAAGTATTCAATTGCTGTCGGCAATGCAATTGATGAGTTAAAAGAACTTGCTTATGCAATTACTGATACTTGCGAACTTGATGGCGTCATAAATTTTTTAAAGACTTTAAAATAA
- the rpmA gene encoding 50S ribosomal protein L27 has protein sequence MRFLLGLQFFASKKGVGSTKNGRDSESKRLGAKKADGQFANAGSIIFRQRGTKIHPGQNVGRGGDDTLFALVSGIVKYEKFGKNRTRAIVIAQEAK, from the coding sequence ATGCGTTTCTTATTAGGATTACAGTTCTTCGCCTCTAAAAAAGGAGTAGGATCAACTAAAAACGGTAGAGATTCAGAATCAAAACGTTTAGGAGCTAAAAAAGCTGACGGTCAATTCGCTAATGCTGGATCAATTATCTTTAGACAAAGAGGTACAAAAATTCACCCTGGACAAAATGTTGGACGTGGTGGAGATGATACATTATTTGCGTTAGTTTCAGGTATCGTTAAATACGAAAAATTTGGAAAAAACCGCACAAGAGCAATTGTAATTGCTCAAGAGGCTAAATAG
- a CDS encoding ribosomal-processing cysteine protease Prp, with protein MVKINLKVINNKIEKIQISGHANAGNYGSDLVCAAITGIVSGAMNAFDINHKTDVEMQVLENEIIIKVINLNNVELQTMLKMLQIQLDTIAIQYPKNVELKEVR; from the coding sequence ATGGTTAAAATTAATTTAAAAGTTATAAACAACAAAATTGAAAAAATTCAAATCTCTGGTCATGCAAATGCTGGAAACTACGGCAGTGATTTAGTTTGTGCCGCAATTACAGGAATTGTTAGTGGAGCTATGAATGCTTTTGATATAAATCACAAAACAGATGTTGAAATGCAAGTTTTGGAGAATGAAATTATTATTAAAGTGATTAACTTGAATAATGTAGAGCTTCAAACAATGTTAAAAATGTTGCAAATACAATTAGACACGATTGCTATTCAATATCCAAAAAATGTAGAATTGAAGGAGGTACGTTAA
- the rplU gene encoding 50S ribosomal protein L21, with product MFAIIKTGGKQIKVESGQEIYIELIGGEANDKVVFDEVLMVDGKFGTPFVEGATVTGTIVKHGKGKKIRVVRYHPKKNVNKVYGHRQPFTKVVIDNISVGTAESKAAK from the coding sequence ATGTTCGCAATCATTAAAACTGGTGGTAAACAAATTAAGGTAGAATCAGGACAAGAAATCTATATCGAGTTAATTGGCGGAGAAGCTAATGATAAAGTTGTCTTTGACGAAGTCTTAATGGTAGATGGTAAATTTGGAACTCCTTTTGTTGAAGGAGCAACAGTTACTGGTACAATTGTAAAACACGGAAAAGGTAAAAAAATTCGTGTAGTTAGATATCACCCAAAGAAAAATGTTAATAAAGTGTATGGTCATAGACAACCTTTTACAAAAGTTGTTATTGATAACATTTCAGTAGGAACTGCAGAATCAAAAGCAGCTAAGTAA
- the rsmI gene encoding 16S rRNA (cytidine(1402)-2'-O)-methyltransferase, whose protein sequence is MKVQQTFKNNWPTIYLVGTPIGNLNDMSNRAIKILNEVDIIACEDTRNTQVLLKKFNIKKKLISLHMHNETERIKEINQALSDGKNIAIVSDAGAPVISDPGAAFINGINQTNTQFNVTAVNVGPAYIHAIVAAGFTNKQNYFHGFIEHKTEQTKKEELISIINKYNNEAIVSFYESVHRIKSTVALLVEILDKEQKILVARELTKINEEFIFGSTLEVAKFVASESFIEKGEFVIVVDQFSNCKTDLTDQELADEVASYLAKGFKLKQASEVVANLYNKKKNEVYKIYLDFYK, encoded by the coding sequence ATGAAAGTACAACAAACTTTTAAAAATAATTGACCAACTATTTATCTCGTTGGTACACCGATTGGTAATCTAAATGATATGAGTAATAGAGCAATTAAAATTTTAAATGAAGTTGATATTATCGCTTGTGAAGATACTCGCAATACTCAAGTTTTACTTAAAAAATTTAACATTAAAAAGAAGCTAATTTCTTTGCATATGCACAATGAAACGGAACGGATTAAAGAAATTAATCAAGCCTTAAGTGATGGTAAAAATATTGCTATTGTTTCTGATGCAGGAGCCCCAGTTATTTCTGATCCTGGAGCAGCATTTATCAATGGAATCAATCAGACAAATACTCAATTCAATGTTACAGCTGTTAACGTAGGCCCAGCATATATTCATGCAATTGTGGCTGCCGGATTCACTAATAAGCAAAATTATTTCCATGGGTTTATTGAGCATAAAACCGAGCAAACTAAAAAAGAGGAATTAATTTCAATTATCAATAAATATAATAATGAAGCAATTGTCAGTTTTTATGAATCTGTGCATAGAATTAAATCAACAGTTGCCCTGTTAGTAGAAATTTTAGACAAAGAACAAAAAATTTTAGTTGCCAGAGAACTAACAAAAATAAATGAAGAGTTTATTTTTGGTTCTACATTGGAAGTTGCCAAGTTTGTTGCTTCAGAAAGTTTCATTGAAAAGGGTGAATTTGTAATCGTAGTTGATCAGTTTAGTAATTGCAAAACTGACTTAACAGATCAAGAATTGGCTGATGAAGTTGCAAGCTATTTGGCAAAGGGTTTTAAACTTAAGCAGGCAAGTGAAGTAGTTGCAAATTTGTACAATAAGAAAAAAAATGAGGTTTATAAAATTTATTTAGACTTTTACAAATAA
- the greA gene encoding transcription elongation factor GreA — protein sequence MAKEIILTKEGLQEKRNELKHLIEVVRPEVIEELVEARNQGDLSENADYDAARNRQAEVEAKIKEIEAMISQAKVIDANNGAKGEVKIGSTVTYVSTIANEEKTITIVGAIEADPFENLISNESPIAKAMLGQKEGTTVEIKEVSKPYKITIKKVK from the coding sequence ATGGCAAAAGAAATTATCTTAACCAAAGAAGGTTTACAAGAAAAACGCAATGAGTTGAAACACTTAATTGAAGTTGTAAGACCAGAAGTTATTGAAGAATTGGTAGAGGCACGTAATCAAGGAGATTTATCAGAAAACGCTGATTATGATGCTGCCCGTAATAGACAAGCAGAAGTTGAAGCAAAAATTAAAGAAATTGAAGCAATGATTAGCCAAGCAAAAGTTATTGATGCGAATAATGGAGCTAAAGGTGAAGTTAAAATTGGTTCAACTGTAACTTATGTTTCAACTATTGCAAACGAAGAAAAAACAATAACAATAGTGGGAGCTATTGAAGCTGACCCATTTGAAAATTTAATTTCAAACGAATCTCCAATTGCTAAAGCAATGTTAGGTCAAAAAGAAGGAACAACTGTAGAAATTAAAGAAGTTTCTAAACCATATAAAATTACAATTAAAAAAGTTAAATAA